The Eubacteriaceae bacterium Marseille-Q4139 genome has a window encoding:
- a CDS encoding YigZ family protein, translated as MGDSYKILYAGGENEIVEKKSRFIATLRPVNSEEEAAAFIAEMKKKYWDASHNCSAFTIGRNHELTRCSDDGEPAQTAGRPMLDVLLGEDIHNVCAVVTRYFGGTLLGTGGLVRAYSGAVKAGLSAACVVEKKRGFRMEVETAYGGVGKIQYLLGQAGITVLDSSYTDKVTYSLLVPAAQYDALAADITEGTNGTAKLLKGDETWYGLLNKETIIFES; from the coding sequence ATGGGAGACAGCTATAAAATTCTCTATGCAGGAGGCGAAAATGAGATCGTGGAAAAGAAGTCCAGGTTCATCGCCACGCTCCGGCCGGTGAATTCGGAGGAGGAGGCCGCCGCCTTTATTGCGGAAATGAAAAAGAAATACTGGGATGCCAGCCATAACTGTTCGGCTTTTACAATAGGAAGGAACCATGAGCTCACCAGGTGCAGCGATGACGGAGAGCCGGCCCAGACGGCAGGGCGGCCCATGCTTGACGTGCTTCTCGGCGAGGACATCCATAACGTCTGCGCTGTGGTGACGCGGTATTTCGGCGGCACGCTTCTCGGGACCGGCGGCCTTGTGCGGGCGTACTCCGGCGCCGTAAAGGCCGGGCTTTCGGCCGCCTGCGTGGTGGAGAAAAAGAGGGGCTTTCGCATGGAGGTGGAGACGGCTTACGGCGGTGTTGGGAAAATCCAGTACCTTTTGGGACAGGCCGGGATCACGGTGCTCGACAGCTCCTACACCGATAAGGTGACGTATTCCCTGCTGGTTCCGGCCGCCCAGTACGACGCCCTGGCCGCCGACATCACCGAGGGGACAAACGGGACGGCAAAGCTTCTAAAGGGTGACGAGACCTGGTATGGCCTTTTAAATAAAGAGACAATTATTTTTGAGTCATAA